From the genome of Muricauda sp. SCSIO 64092, one region includes:
- a CDS encoding ImmA/IrrE family metallo-endopeptidase codes for MIENDKIPVNSKVLVWARESIGQSRNHVVEKTGINLRRLNQIENGEKHPGLEELKLLAKTYKRTIATLLLREAPQEKPLPKDRRTIDSKDIGKFHEKTILAVRKARAFTQSLIELKTDAGIAIPKFKYSASVDSNVDELAQTIRTDLNLNEIRELENINDILEAYIDKVESLGVAVFQMSLTQDNLRGFSIIDEDIPIIGIKRGSEKPTSKIFTLFHELGHIVLNRGGLCDLSIKTTSEIEKWCNAFAAEILIPKSDLLSRDIVQDYKYKQNKVWLKKDLIELSNYFHVGPLAILRSLLTNKLTTSKYYNEKHQVWNKPSFGRSKNPKGRDIAKETIREKGKNYISLAFSAYDKNRIDIKDLSDFLGVKLSYIPKTRELLNSR; via the coding sequence ATGATAGAGAATGACAAAATTCCAGTTAACAGCAAAGTTCTGGTTTGGGCAAGAGAGTCGATTGGTCAATCACGAAATCATGTTGTCGAAAAAACAGGAATTAATTTACGTCGATTAAATCAAATTGAAAATGGCGAAAAACATCCTGGTTTAGAGGAATTAAAACTACTTGCTAAAACCTACAAACGGACGATTGCAACTCTACTCCTACGAGAGGCGCCCCAAGAAAAGCCACTTCCGAAAGACAGAAGGACAATTGATTCGAAAGATATAGGAAAATTTCATGAGAAAACAATTTTAGCAGTCCGTAAGGCAAGAGCTTTCACTCAATCCCTTATAGAACTTAAAACAGATGCTGGAATTGCTATTCCTAAATTCAAATATTCGGCAAGCGTAGATAGTAATGTTGATGAATTAGCACAAACAATTAGAACTGACCTAAATCTTAATGAAATAAGAGAACTTGAAAATATTAACGATATTCTTGAAGCTTACATAGATAAAGTCGAATCATTAGGAGTAGCTGTTTTTCAAATGAGTTTAACTCAGGACAACCTAAGGGGGTTTTCAATCATAGATGAGGATATTCCAATAATTGGAATAAAACGAGGAAGCGAAAAACCTACATCCAAAATTTTTACCTTATTTCACGAATTGGGCCATATAGTGCTAAATCGCGGTGGACTTTGTGATTTATCAATTAAAACAACAAGTGAAATTGAGAAATGGTGCAATGCTTTTGCCGCCGAAATTCTTATTCCTAAATCTGATCTACTTTCAAGAGATATTGTACAAGACTATAAATACAAGCAGAATAAAGTTTGGTTGAAAAAAGACCTAATAGAATTATCTAATTATTTCCATGTAGGACCTCTTGCAATTTTAAGGTCACTTCTAACAAATAAACTTACAACTTCAAAATATTACAACGAAAAACATCAGGTATGGAACAAACCTTCATTTGGACGTTCAAAAAATCCTAAAGGGCGCGACATTGCGAAAGAAACTATTAGAGAAAAAGGGAAAAATTATATCTCTTTAGCATTTTCTGCTTATGACAAAAACAGAATTGACATTAAAGACTTATCTGACTTTCTGGGTGTTAAACTTTCATATATTCCCAAAACACGAGAACTATTAAATTCTCGATAA
- a CDS encoding DUF4411 family protein — translation MEINFCENETVYVIDTSALIMLEYTYKYDNPVFQAIWEEIEELISIGCFRTIDFVEDEINSYEGKEDFLKNWIKKWKKLFVHKTDTASITASIPIINDEYNTGFLDSKKQALGKEEADPYLIGYCKTYNYVLITNESKIKPNKVPAIAKKNGVRCIDINDFLKERGLRMERKRNK, via the coding sequence ATGGAAATAAATTTTTGCGAGAATGAAACTGTTTATGTTATTGACACCAGCGCTTTAATAATGCTTGAATATACATACAAGTATGACAATCCGGTCTTTCAAGCTATTTGGGAAGAGATTGAGGAATTAATTTCAATAGGCTGTTTCAGGACGATAGACTTCGTTGAAGATGAAATAAACAGCTATGAAGGAAAAGAAGATTTTTTGAAAAATTGGATTAAGAAGTGGAAAAAACTTTTTGTTCACAAAACAGATACAGCTAGCATAACTGCTTCTATTCCAATTATAAATGACGAGTATAACACTGGATTTCTAGATTCAAAAAAGCAGGCTCTCGGAAAAGAGGAAGCTGACCCTTATTTAATAGGCTATTGCAAGACATATAATTACGTTCTCATTACGAATGAAAGTAAAATTAAACCTAATAAAGTTCCAGCTATAGCAAAGAAAAATGGAGTCAGATGTATTGACATCAACGATTTTCTTAAAGAAAGAGGATTGAGAATGGAACGTAAAAGAAATAAGTAA